The proteins below come from a single Triticum aestivum cultivar Chinese Spring chromosome 5D, IWGSC CS RefSeq v2.1, whole genome shotgun sequence genomic window:
- the LOC123122778 gene encoding premnaspirodiene oxygenase: MDELYVQSLVLAAVAVALLQVLKVYLNPVRERAPPGPWKLPVIGSMHHLLNVLPHRKLRDLADAHGPLMMLQLGQTPLVVVSSKETARLVLKTHDTNFATRPKLLAGEIGGYEWADILFSPSGDYWRKLRQLCAAEILSPKRVLSFRHIREDEVMMRVEQIREAGPSTPVNLSVMFHSVTNSIVARAAFGKKRKNAAEFMAAIKSGVGLASGFNIPDLFPTWTTMLATVTGMKRSLQGIYTTVDAILEEIIAERKAARADKIKAGAENVDENLVDVLIGLQEKGGFGFHLDDSRMKAIILDMFAGGTGTSASAMEWGMSELMRNPRVMKKLQAQIREAFKGKAAVTEADLQASNLQYLKLVIKEALRLHPPAPLLVPRESIDHCEVEGYTVPAKSRVVINAWAIGRDPRYWEAAEEFRPERFEDGAVDFTGSSYEFLPFGAGRRMCPGFNYGLASMELALVGLLYHFDWSLPEGVAEVDMEEAPGLGVRRRTPLMLLATPFVPAAVA; encoded by the exons ATGGACGAGCTCTACGTCCAGTCGCTGGTGCTGGCGGCCGTGGCAGTGGCCCTGCTGCAGGTGCTGAAGGTGTACCTGAACCCGGTGCGGGAGAGGGCGCCGCCGGGGCCGTGGAAGCTGCCGGTGATCGGCAGCATGCACCACCTGCTCAACGTGCTGCCGCACCGCAAGCTGCGGGACCTGGCGGACGCGCACGGCCCGCTCATGATGCTGCAGCTCGGCCAGACGCCGCTGGTGGTGGTGTCCTCCAAGGAGACGGCGCGGCTGGTGCTCAAGACCCACGACACCAACTTCGCCACCCGCCCCAAGCTCCTCGCCGGCGAGATCGGCGGCTACGAGTGGGCCGACATCCTCTTCTCCCCCTCCGGCGACTACTGGCGCAAGCTCCGCCAGCTCTGCGCCGCCGAGATCCTCAGCCCCAAGCGCGTGCTCTCCTTCCGCCACATCAGGGAGGACGAG GTGATGATGCGGGTGGAGCAGATCCGCGAGGCGGGGCCGTCGACGCCGGTGAACCTGAGCGTCATGTTCCACAGCGTCACCAACAGCATCGTGGCGCGGGCCGCGTTCGGGAAGAAGCGGAAGAACGCGGCCGAGTTCATGGCCGCCATCAAGTCCGGCGTCGGCCTGGCCAGCGGCTTCAACATCCCCGACCTCTTCCCGACGTGGACCACCATGCTCGCCACGGTCACCGGCATGAAGCGCAGCCTCCAGGGCATCTACACCACCGTGGACgccatccttgaggagatcatcgcCGAGAGGAAGGCCGCCCGcgccgacaagatcaaggccgGCGCCGAGAACGTGGACGAGAACCTGGTGGACGTGCTCATCGGGCTGCAGGAGAAGGGCGGCTTCGGGTTCCACCTCGACGACAGCAGGATGAAGGCCATCATCCTGGACATGTTCGCGGGCGGCACGGGGACGTCGGCGTCGGCCATGGAGTGGGGGATGTCGGAGCTGATGCGCAACCCGCGTGTGATGAAGAAGCTGCAGGCCCAGATCCGGGAGGCGTTCAAGGGGAAGGCGGCCGTGACGGAGGCCGACCTGCAGGCGAGCAACCTGCAGTACCTCAAGCTGGTGATCAAGGAGGCGCTCCGGCTGCACCCGCcggcgccgctgctggtgccccgggAGAGCATCGACCACTGCGAGGTGGAGGGGTACACGGTGCCGGCCAAGTCGCGCGTGGTCATCAACGCCTGGGCCATCGGGCGGGACCCCAGGTACTGGGAGGCCGCCGAGGAGTTCCGGCCGGAGCGGTTCGAGGACGGCGCCGTGGACTTCACCGGCAGCAGCTACGAGTTCCTCCCGTTCGGCGCGGGACGCAGGATGTGCCCCGGCTTCAACTACGGGCTGGCCAGCATGGAGCTCGCCCTCGTCGGCCTCCTCTACCACTTCGACTGGTCGCTGCCGGAGGGCGTGGCCGAGGTCGACATGGAGGAGGCCCCCGGCCTCGGCGTGCGCCGCCGCACGCCGCTGATGCTCCTCGCCACTCCCTTCGTCCCGGCCGCCGTCGCGTAG